A region from the Hippoglossus hippoglossus isolate fHipHip1 chromosome 18, fHipHip1.pri, whole genome shotgun sequence genome encodes:
- the LOC117751824 gene encoding E3 ubiquitin-protein ligase Topors-like, with protein sequence MPLTARNSAGRRRKKPGEKLPEPPGESTSAQVMAPTRMKLRVRRRDAAGAGAGPGPGPGAVGGGQPAEEEVRRRESSSSSRRKNSSNAPTAAATTSSPPNSSPPTSSASARAVVAAEDASPDSKCPICLDRFNNLAYLDRCLHRFCFPCIQEWSHNKAECPLCKQPFASILHSVRAEDDFKEYTLRPAPANSSVAATVAMVAAMASAARSNHQMRLMLRRHRTADGLETTTRRRRRERGGRGGGSRRTGVWEWYLDSPPLPLPPLPHHPAVSPVVAEDSGEGEDLDQQRMRGGADLAERGVIFEGLTGLGGARTHNDRASRRLMTRLATRQRLQRDGGTVRRLRERETVAFRRALYRCSIRVRGVAGVSGNQGQQCDITADSFRRNPVHLNKLRPWLRRELTVLYGAHGTLVDIVQRIIMAQLARHGLEDSPTIEDELRPFLLARTDHFLHELVNFARSPLSLENYDLQAVYEPPAAALELDGISSPSDSSSVIAISEGEENEAGAGAHDDVIQTGSCLSLSGWDDETPGPSYSTAEPSCSLASLSFSPAQQEAANQEGEKLEGEEECLIVGYKKPIAERTPELVQLSSDTEEEEEKEKMTEKLPPPATTPPPLSYIPTIPPSTSATFQEEQDNKQKEKDGEAGGRCSRARSWSASSGRSPETVCTLSPSEGQQDSRRDWKQSSSETAREKRKRRKRGPDRSGTLCNPNRSIYPAMMCHPSHSPSPFHSSVESSSPPGSSCEYRCSPLTSSASSPSHSSSPFCFSPLLSSPLPQTPPSLSPGDAHHRDKPGGKRKYKSRHLDSNDKDLTWNPYSGHPDEKQRERRRKRGRDGGRRRDTHRRESVGSESISKRYREDRSPSVEIIYEGTILADATQPPARKRRRKRHRKTRHSSSPVIITLDSDTSHENDGNNKPGGGGSSSSSPLSSQQTVDFSDLPPLPLVHSAGVGGALDEEIGELPVDILDRGSDGSEAEPPGRSEAAGPVAVDNNSDHDVDVENVEESGSLLAGGPQPTGDNDFIPITTDLRKRNSAVSTSDTRLLATILDDLKGIAAPKCDLSLTFEPSHSPDSRKKRFQDLHEARSKLSSRLAEPRVPDVTDLPPCRKSTAPLPPLQQMDFRVGEDGVDVPPLLRQASPVRAHNRNTPPPLKHKDAGSPHLSPADRLSPHSSADRHSNPAADSRLAPEAFPPNSALKKHFKSTLALRGVVAPDSRSAALTTSIKHTSPVDSSSASENGSTHTDGLPHLDVMNSFHSSEEHSSCDVTEETSLSVRRSSPVHVDPVNSVDFHSAVSGWSKEKLPHTHSTSGGDQTFRPSSCRVVPADLHVSSSGVAGGLPAGSGVFSGVNSNDTSPLLLSTVDSRTPNHSSPVRSLPVDVLRKSSKCTDPRSSCAAAERLTDTFSVVNREDTSPPVDFHCMNPSPATDGHFNHAASPTSHRKCLSEPSVESLSKHSTDLRHHNHFDPVDAHRDDRVTSSPHNQWNSNASADAHSDSVAL encoded by the exons ATGCCTCTCACGGCGCGGAACTCTgccgggaggaggaggaagaaaccgGGTGAGAAGCTCCCGGAGCCACCGGGGGAGTCGACTTCTGCTCAG GTGATGGCGCCCACGCGGATGAAACTGCGTGTGCGTCGCCGTGAtgctgcaggtgcaggtgcaggtccaggtccaggtccaggtgCGGTAGGAGGCGGtcagcctgcggaggaagaggtgaggagacgagagagcagcagcagcagccgcaggaAGAACTCCAGCAATGCTCCAACCGCAGCCGCCActacctcctctcctcccaacTCCTCTCCTCCTACCTCCTCCGCCTCAGCGAGGGCGGTGGTCGCGGCAGAGGACGCTTCGCCTGACTCCAAGTGCCCCATCTGTCTGGACCGCTTCAACAACCTGGCGTACCTGGACCGATGCCTGCACCGCTTCTGCTTCCCCTGCATCCAGGAGTGGTCACACAACAAGGCCGAGTGTCCGCTCTGCAAGCAGCCGTTCGCCTCCATCTTGCACTCGGTCCGCGCCGAGGACGACTTCAAGGAATACACGCTGCGGCCGGCGCCTGCCAACAGCAGCGTTGCCGCCACTGTGGCAATGGTGGCGGCGATGGCGTCAGCGGCAAGGAGCAACCATCAAATGAGGTTGATGTTAAGGAGACACCGGACGGCAGACGGTCTAGAAACGACCacgaggaggcggaggagagagagggggggaagaggaggaggaagcaggaggacaGGGGTGTGGGAGTGGTACCTtgattctcctcctcttcctctccctcctcttcctcaccatCCAGCTGTCTCTCCCGTGGTGGCGGAGGACAGTGGAGAGGGTGAAGACCTGGACCAGCagaggatgaggggaggagCAGACCTGGCGGAGCGAGGGGTGATATTTGAGGGACTGACAGGCCTCGGAGGGGCGAGGACGCACAACGACCGGGCGTCACGGCGGCTGATGACCCGTCTGGCAACAAGGCAGCGACTGCAACGAGACGGTGGAACTGTGCGGcgtctgagggagagagagactgtagCGTTCCGCCGCGCTCTCTACCGCTGTAGCATACGGGTCCGTGGCGTTGCCGGGGTCAGCGGTAACCAGGGACAGCaatgtgacatcacagcagACAGCTTCCGTCGTAACCCTGTCCACTTGAACAAACTTCGACCCTGGTTGCGGCGGGAGCTCACAGTGCTCTACGGTGCTCACGGCACGCTGGTCGACATAGTCCAACGCATCATCATGGCGCAGCTTGCCCGCCACGGGCTGGAGGACTCACCCACCATAGAGGACGAGCTGCGTCCATTCCTGTTGGCTCGCACCGACCATTTCCTGCATGAACTGGTAAATTTCGCCCGCTCACCACTCAGTCTGGAAAACTATGACTTGCAGGCGGTGTATGAGCCACCGGCCGCCGCCCTAGAGCTGGATGGGATCAGCAGCCcctctgacagcagctctgttATCGCAATATCAGAGGGCGAGGAAAACGAGGCTGGAGCGGGCgctcatgatgatgtcatccaAACAGGAAGCTGCCTCAGTCTGTCGGGTTGGGATGACGAGACTCCAGGCCCCTCCTACTCCACTGCTGAGCCGTCGTGTTCGCTTGCCTCGCTGTCGTTTAGCCCCGCCCAACAAGAGGCGGCCAATCAGGAGGGGGAGAagctggagggggaggaggagtgtcTGATAGTGGGATACAAGAAGCCGATCGCTGAGCGAACTCCTGAGCTGGTGCAGCTGTCATCCGAcaccgaggaagaggaggagaaggagaagatgacGGAGAAGCTTCCTCCTCCCgccaccacccctcctcctctttcttacATACCCACAATCCCCCCCTCCACATCTGCCACCTTCCAAGAGGAGCAGGACAACAAGCAGAAGGAGAAAGATGGCGAAGCGGGCGGGCGTTGTTCACGTGCGCGTTCATGGTCGGCCAGCTCTGGAAGGAGCCCAGAGACGGTGTGCACGCTCAGCCCAAGCGAGGGGCAGCAGGACAGCCGGAGAGACTGGAAGCAGTCCAGCAGTGAGACGGccagggagaagaggaagaggaggaagagggggccGGACAGGAGCGGAACTCTGTGCAACCCAAACCGCTCCATCTATCCCGCCATGATGTGCCACCCCTCACACTCCCCTTCACCGTTTCACTCCAGCGTAGAGTCCAGTTCTCCACCCGGCTCAAGCTGTGAGTACCGCTGCtcccctctcacctcctccgcctcctccccaTCACACTCCTCCTCGCCCTTCTGCTTCTCCCCGCTGCTGTCGTCGCCGCTTCCGCAGACGCCGCCCTCGCTCTCCCCCGGCGACGCTCACCACAGAGACAAACCCGGCGGGAAGAGGAAGTACAAGAGCCGCCACCTGGACAGCAACGACAAGGACCTTACCTGGAATCCATACAGTGGGCACCCTGACGAGAAGcagcgagagaggaggaggaaaagggggagagacggagggaggaggagagatacACACAGGAGGGAGAGTGTTGGTagtgagag CATCAGCAAGAGGTATCGAGAAGACCGCAGTCCCAGCGTGGAGATCATCTACGAGGGCACAATCCTCGCCGACGCAACGCAGCCCCCCGCCAGGAAACGCCGCAGGAAACGCCACCGGAAGACACGACACAGCAG ctctCCAGTCATCATCACCCTCGACAGCGACACTAGCCACGAAAACGACGGCAACAACAAGcccggcggcggcggcagcagcagcagcagtccgCTCAGCAGCCAGCAGACCGTCGACTTCTCCGACCTCCCTCCGCTCCCGTTGGTGCATTCTGCCGGTGTGGGCGGGGCCTTGGATGAAGAGATCGGCGAACTTCCTGTAGACATCCTGGACAGAGGGTCAGATGGGTCGGAGGCGGAGCCGCCAGGACGGTCGGAAGCTGCTGGTCCCGTCGCCGTTGACAACAACAGCGATCACGATGTGGATGTGGAAAACGTAGAGGAGAGCGGGTCACTGTTGGC CGGCGGCCCTCAGCCAACCGGAGACAACGATTTCATCCCCATAACGACGGATCTTCGCAAAAGAAACTCTGCGGTCTCGACCTCTGACACTCGTCTCCTAGCAACCATCCTCGACGACCTGAAGGGAATCGCTGCTCCTAAATGTGACCTTTCTCTGACCTTTGAACCCAGTCATTCACCCGACTCAAGGAAAAAGCGTTTTCAGGATCTGCACGAGGCTCGGTCGAAGCTGAGCAGCAGGTTGGCTGAGCCGAGAGTTCCTGATGTCACAGACCTGCCGCCATGTCGTAAGTCCACCGCTCCGCTGCCTCCTCTTCAGCAAATGGATTTCAGGGTTGGAGAGGACGGCGTGGACGTCCCCCCGCTCCTCAGACAGGCCAGTCCTGTGCGAGCCCACAACAGAAACACGCCACCaccattaaaacacaaagatgcAGGAAGTCCTCACCTCTCCCCTGCTGACCGCCTCTCGCCTCACTCCTCTGCTGACCGCCATTCTAATCCCGCTGCTGACTCCCGCTTGGCCCCTGAGGCCTTCCCCCCAAATTCAGCGCtgaagaaacatttcaaaagcaCTCTGGCGTTGAGAGGAGTTGTGGCGCCTGACTCACGTTCGGCCGCTTTAACCACTAGCATCAAACACACGAGTCCCGTTGATTCATCGTCTGCTTCTGAAAACGGTTCCACTCATACAGATGGTTTACCACATCTGGACGTCATGAACTCTTTTCATTCGTCGGAGGAACATTccagctgtgatgtcacagaagagacttctctctctgttcgtAGATCTTCACCCGTTCACGTTGATCCCGTTAATTCTGTTGATTTCCATTCAGCCGTCAGCGGCTGGTCCAAAGAGAAGCTGCCTCACACTCACTCTACCTCCGGAGGCGATCAGACTTTTAGGCCCTCTTCCTGTCGGGTGGTGCCCGCCGACTTGCACGTTTCCAGTAGTGGTGTTGCTGGAGGCTTACCAGCAGGTAGTGGCGTTTTCTCAGGAGTTAATTCCAACGACACGTCTCCTCTTTTGCTTTCAACTGTTGATTCCAGGACTCCGAATCACTCGTCTCCCGTCAGGTCGTTGCCCGTTGACGTCCTTCGTAAAAGTTCCAAATGCACTGACCCCCGCTCttcctgtgcagctgcagagcgACTGACGGACACGTTTTCAGTCGTCAACCGTGAGGACACATCACCACCTGTTGATTTCCACTGTATGAATCCGTCACCAGCCACTGACGGACACTTCAACCACGCAGCCTCACCCACGTCACACAGAAAGTGTCTTTCTGAACCTTCGGTCGAGTCGCTCTCAAAACACTCAACTGATTTAAGGCATCACAACCACTTTGATCCTGTCGACGCCCACAGAGACGATCGCGTCACGTCCTCCCCACACAACCAGTGGAACTCAAACGCCTCCGCTGACGCCCACTCGGACTCTGTCGCCCTTTGA
- the LOC117751882 gene encoding CXXC-type zinc finger protein 5-like, with the protein MSGMTSGVCVESDLSSMLQRSSAPSHHHPNHHVYGGQGQVSSLAPMLDYTTEMDRYRSSIANFYKSNVNMNMNVANFPQSAKLAARLAAAAPIFPPAAAARLGTMATAPWGCHDNMNMNHPAAMFWSRPKPVATAPTHHHHHHHPSVTQGHLTSPHSHSTSMHHGGAGSGGGSGGGSSEGGGAEKHGHTASSLPVSQGTAHHHPMAPSNANFLPGYSGGAECGIMNKQGHAHPDMMSLSEGGSCNGGGVMGSSFLGGLGLPPGVIVMAMGSAGGGISDAGSAFQMTGGQRALTDCQQHTNSSPCPSSSSPSSSVVTAGGVALSSSSSSSSGAVAKRKRKRCGVCGPCRRLINCGVCSSCRNRKTGHQICKFRKCEELKKKPGGGGGALERPPSVPTGEAFRWFF; encoded by the exons ATGTCGGGCATGACGAGCGGCGTGTGTGTGGAGAGCGACCTCTCCTCAATGCTCCAGAGAAGCTCCGCCCCCTCCCACCATCACCCGAATCACCATGTTTACGGCGGACAGGGGCAG GTGTCAAGTTTGGCTCCGATGCTGGATTACACCACGGAGATGGACCGCTACCGTTCGTCCATCGCCAACTTCTACAAATCCAACgtcaacatgaacatgaacGTCGCAAACTTCCCCCAGTCTGCCAAGCTGGCGGCCCGTTTGGCGGCGGCCGCCCCCATCTTCCCTCCTGCCGCCGCTGCCAGGCTGGGCACCATGGCGACAGCGCCTTGGGGCTGCCACgacaacatgaacatgaaccACCCAGCCGCCATGTTTTGGAGCCGGCCCAAACCTGTGGCAACTGCGCCAAcgcatcaccaccaccatcaccaccccTCTGTGACGCAGGGTCACCTGACCTCCCCACACTCCCACAGTACCAGCATGCACCACGGCGGCGCGGGGTCTGGAGGGGGATCAGGTGGAGGGAGTAGTGAGGGGGGAGGAGCTGAAAAACATGGACACACTgcctcctcacttcctgtcagcCAGGGAACAGCACACCATCACCCCATGGCGCCGAGCAACGCAAACTTTCTCCCTGGTTACAGCGGTGGTGCGGAGTGCGGCATCATGAACAAGCAGGGACACGCCCACCCAGACATGATGAGCCTATCAGAGGGCGGGAGCTGCAATGGGGGAGGGGTGATGGGTAGTAGCTTCTTGGGAGGGCTGGGATTACCTCCTGGGGTCATTGTCATGGCGATGGGGTCGGCAGGGGGCGGGATCTCAGATGCTGGCAGCGCCTTCCAGATGACAGGTGGCCAGCGGGCGCTAACGGACTGCCAGCAGCACACCAACTCCTCCCcctgcccctcctcctcctcaccctcatcGTCAGTAGTGACAGCAGGGGGCGTGGCCCTATCTTCATCGTCGTCTTCTTCATCGGGGGCGGTGgccaagaggaagaggaagcggTGCGGCGTGTGTGGGCCGTGCAGGCGGCTTATCAACTGCGGCGTCTGCTCGTCCTGCCGCAACAGGAAGACGGGTCATCAAATCTGCAAGTTCAGGAAGTgtgaagagctgaagaagaaaccagggggaggtgggggggcgcTTGAG CGGCCGCCTTCTGTCCCGACCGGCGAAGCATTTCGTTGGTTCTTCTAG
- the cysltr3 gene encoding cysteinyl leukotriene receptor 1 isoform X2 gives MMNEMMKCIHSDDLFRYNAYIITYLVVFPLAFLCNTGALVIFLLQGPRRGSSACVVMMNLALSDASFSLTLPLRAFYYWMSGVWEFPEWLCQLCGYTFYVNMYTSVLRWLAVTQPLQHSSQVTPTRTMLVCLGIWVFVGVSVSPFLLNGTKERSGSTRCFEPNDGSSWEVILKLNYVSLALGFILPLLTIIICYSSLIHHLMAGSSLSSNQSSNTHHHTRQRSVHLVSMVIVTFLFCFLPYHVMRSLHLHAVLGKWHCDVIVMLQRAVVVTLCLAAFSSVVNPLLYYYSAKKFRNDLRDVFRNSRRSFQLRASAGRREPET, from the exons ATGATGAATGAGATGATGAAATGTATACATAGTGATGATCTGTTCAGGTACAATGCCTACATCATCACCTATCTGGTGGTGTTTCCTCTCGCCTTTCTGTGCAACACTGGAGCGCTGGtgattttcctgctgcaggGTCCCCGCAG AGGCTCTTCCGCCTGTGTGGTCATGATGAATCTCGCCCTATCAGACGCCAGCTTCTCCCTCACCCTCCCGCTGCGAGCGTTTTATTACTGGATGTCTGGAGTGTGGGAGTTTCCTGAATGGCTGTGTCAATTATGTGGCTACACCTTCTACGTTAACATGTACACCAG CGTGCTCCGTTGGCTCGCCGTGACCCAGCCCCTCCAACACAGCTCTCAGGTCACACCCACTCGAACCATGTTGGTCTGTCTGGGAATCtgggtgtttgtgggtgtgtccGTTTCTCCCTTCCTGCTCAATGGGACGAAAGAAAG gtcgGGGTCAACTCGTTGCTTCGAGCCAAATGATGGTTCCTCTTGGGAGGTTATCCTAAAATTAAACTACGTATCATTGGCTCTGGGCTTCATCCTTCCcctcctcaccatcatcatctgcTACAGCAGCCTCATACATCACCTGATGGCCGGGTCTAGCCTCTCTAGCAACCAGTCCAGCAACACCCACCACCATACTAGACAACGATCTGTACAcctggtttccatggtgattGTGACCTTCCTGTTTTGCTTTCTGCCCTATCATGTGATGAGATCACTGCACCTGCATGCCGTTTTGGGCAAGTGGCACTGTGATGTCATAGTGATGCTGCAGCGAGCAGTGGTGGTGACGCTGTGTCTGGCGGCATTCAGCAGCGTGGTCAACCCTCTGCTGTACTACTACTCAGCCAAGAAGTTCAGAAACGACCTGAGGGACGTTTTCCGGAACAGCAGGAGGTCCTTCCAACTCAGAGCTTCAGCTGGGAGGAGGGAACCTGAAACCTGA
- the cysltr3 gene encoding cysteinyl leukotriene receptor 1 isoform X1 has protein sequence MMNEMMKCIHSDDLFRYNAYIITYLVVFPLAFLCNTGALVIFLLQGPRRGSSACVVMMNLALSDASFSLTLPLRAFYYWMSGVWEFPEWLCQLCGYTFYVNMYTSIFFLTLLSVLRWLAVTQPLQHSSQVTPTRTMLVCLGIWVFVGVSVSPFLLNGTKERSGSTRCFEPNDGSSWEVILKLNYVSLALGFILPLLTIIICYSSLIHHLMAGSSLSSNQSSNTHHHTRQRSVHLVSMVIVTFLFCFLPYHVMRSLHLHAVLGKWHCDVIVMLQRAVVVTLCLAAFSSVVNPLLYYYSAKKFRNDLRDVFRNSRRSFQLRASAGRREPET, from the exons ATGATGAATGAGATGATGAAATGTATACATAGTGATGATCTGTTCAGGTACAATGCCTACATCATCACCTATCTGGTGGTGTTTCCTCTCGCCTTTCTGTGCAACACTGGAGCGCTGGtgattttcctgctgcaggGTCCCCGCAG AGGCTCTTCCGCCTGTGTGGTCATGATGAATCTCGCCCTATCAGACGCCAGCTTCTCCCTCACCCTCCCGCTGCGAGCGTTTTATTACTGGATGTCTGGAGTGTGGGAGTTTCCTGAATGGCTGTGTCAATTATGTGGCTACACCTTCTACGTTAACATGTACACCAG CATCTTCTTCCTCACTCTACTGAGCGTGCTCCGTTGGCTCGCCGTGACCCAGCCCCTCCAACACAGCTCTCAGGTCACACCCACTCGAACCATGTTGGTCTGTCTGGGAATCtgggtgtttgtgggtgtgtccGTTTCTCCCTTCCTGCTCAATGGGACGAAAGAAAG gtcgGGGTCAACTCGTTGCTTCGAGCCAAATGATGGTTCCTCTTGGGAGGTTATCCTAAAATTAAACTACGTATCATTGGCTCTGGGCTTCATCCTTCCcctcctcaccatcatcatctgcTACAGCAGCCTCATACATCACCTGATGGCCGGGTCTAGCCTCTCTAGCAACCAGTCCAGCAACACCCACCACCATACTAGACAACGATCTGTACAcctggtttccatggtgattGTGACCTTCCTGTTTTGCTTTCTGCCCTATCATGTGATGAGATCACTGCACCTGCATGCCGTTTTGGGCAAGTGGCACTGTGATGTCATAGTGATGCTGCAGCGAGCAGTGGTGGTGACGCTGTGTCTGGCGGCATTCAGCAGCGTGGTCAACCCTCTGCTGTACTACTACTCAGCCAAGAAGTTCAGAAACGACCTGAGGGACGTTTTCCGGAACAGCAGGAGGTCCTTCCAACTCAGAGCTTCAGCTGGGAGGAGGGAACCTGAAACCTGA